The following proteins come from a genomic window of Companilactobacillus pabuli:
- a CDS encoding ABC transporter ATP-binding protein translates to MSKVLEIKDLRYKKNHKIILDKVNLSLDNGKIVGLLGANGAGKTTLMRLIVGLNSRTSGQITVAGIDSKEAIKSCVSTTYSLKSAFKDIFAGSWFERNRIKDIVKFYQTVYPDFSMEKYQEMADFLAINNRKNLKNLSTGETEKLTIALTLARQVPLYLLDEPLNGIDIITRKKIIKSIIQWKNDDATMIISSHYVKEIAALLDDVIIIKNQTVYEVDSVEEIQAKYHLGIEAYYEEVYEGGTDDE, encoded by the coding sequence ATGAGTAAGGTACTAGAAATTAAAGATCTTCGATATAAGAAGAATCACAAAATAATTTTAGACAAGGTCAATTTAAGTCTAGACAACGGGAAAATTGTCGGCCTACTCGGAGCTAATGGAGCAGGTAAAACGACTTTGATGCGCTTGATAGTTGGACTGAACTCTAGGACATCCGGTCAGATTACCGTTGCGGGAATTGACAGTAAAGAAGCCATCAAATCTTGTGTCAGCACAACTTATTCACTCAAGAGTGCTTTTAAAGATATTTTTGCTGGAAGTTGGTTTGAACGCAATCGTATCAAAGATATTGTTAAATTTTATCAGACCGTTTACCCTGATTTTTCCATGGAAAAATATCAAGAGATGGCTGATTTTCTAGCTATTAATAATCGAAAAAATCTAAAGAATTTATCAACCGGTGAGACTGAAAAATTAACGATTGCATTAACTTTAGCACGTCAAGTTCCACTTTATTTATTGGATGAACCTCTGAATGGAATTGACATTATAACACGTAAAAAGATTATTAAGAGCATTATTCAATGGAAAAATGATGATGCCACAATGATAATTAGTTCTCATTATGTTAAAGAAATTGCTGCTTTGTTGGATGACGTGATTATTATCAAGAATCAAACCGTTTATGAAGTAGATTCAGTTGAAGAAATTCAAGCAAAGTATCACTTGGGTATTGAAGCTTACTATGAAGAAGTTTACGAAGGGGGTACAGACGATGAGTAG
- a CDS encoding ABC transporter ATP-binding protein, protein MAELLKINNLTYKKNYKTILDNINLSIVSGKIIGLLGENGAGKTTLMRLIAGVNSIKEGVITVCGKTKKADIKKNVSLSDELGGFGRNTKVSEIVSFYQNVYPDFSMEKYQEIAQYLELDESKRLSSLSTGTLGKLVIALALARDTKLYLLDEPMSGIDSMSRKKIVSSIIRWKSDDSTIIISDHYVTEIASLLDDIVIIKDKTVYEMRSVESIQEKYHLGVEEYYEKVYEGGLPNE, encoded by the coding sequence ATGGCAGAATTACTTAAAATAAACAATTTAACGTACAAGAAAAACTATAAGACTATTTTAGACAACATCAATTTATCAATTGTCAGTGGCAAAATTATCGGACTCCTGGGAGAAAACGGAGCTGGTAAAACCACTTTAATGAGACTGATTGCAGGAGTTAATTCCATCAAAGAAGGCGTTATAACGGTATGCGGTAAAACTAAGAAAGCCGATATCAAGAAAAATGTCAGTTTGAGTGATGAATTAGGTGGCTTCGGTCGCAATACCAAAGTCAGTGAAATAGTTAGCTTTTATCAGAACGTTTATCCTGATTTTTCAATGGAAAAGTATCAAGAAATTGCTCAGTATTTGGAGCTGGATGAGTCAAAACGATTGTCGAGTCTTTCAACCGGAACACTTGGCAAGTTAGTGATTGCTTTAGCTTTAGCACGAGATACGAAATTGTACTTGTTGGATGAACCGATGAGTGGCATCGACAGTATGTCCCGTAAGAAAATCGTCAGCAGTATTATTCGTTGGAAATCGGATGATTCTACAATCATTATCAGTGATCATTACGTGACAGAAATAGCTAGTTTGTTGGATGACATCGTAATTATTAAGGACAAGACGGTTTATGAAATGCGTTCAGTCGAATCGATTCAAGAGAAGTATCATTTGGGTGTCGAAGAGTATTACGAAAAAGTCTACGAAGGGGGTCTACCTAATGAATGA